The Micromonospora sp. NBC_01740 genome includes a window with the following:
- a CDS encoding GH1 family beta-glucosidase: MSNPASPPAVGVVVDRPPLTFPPGFLWGAATAAYQIEGAAAEGGRTPSIWDTFSHTPGRVVEGHTGDVACDHYHRLGSDVALMAELGLKSYRFSVSWPRVQPGGTGPANAEGLDFYRRLVDELLGHGIEPWLTLYHWDLPQPLEDVGGWPARDTAARFADYATLVADALGDRVRYWTTLNEPWCSAFLGYGSGVHAPGRSDGADAVRAGHHLMLGHGLAVQALRAARPTAEVGVTVNLYPVTPASEAPADVDAARRIDGLANRFFLDPLLRGSYPADLMADLAKVTDFGHVRDGDLATISTPLDVVGVNYYSRHVVAAPDPDAEPEPYWRAPSCWPGSEDVRFVTRGVPVTDMNWEIDAPGLVETLRRVHEEYTDLPLYVTENGSAFVDEVVDGQVDDADRLAYFDAHLRAAHEAIEAGVPLRGYFAWSLMDNFEWAWGYTKRFGMVHVDYDSQVRIPKSSARWYAEVIRRNGLAAQ, from the coding sequence GTGAGCAACCCCGCCAGCCCACCCGCCGTCGGCGTCGTCGTCGACCGTCCGCCGCTGACCTTCCCGCCCGGCTTCCTCTGGGGCGCGGCCACCGCCGCGTACCAGATCGAGGGCGCGGCGGCCGAGGGCGGCCGGACCCCGTCGATCTGGGACACCTTCAGCCACACCCCGGGACGGGTGGTCGAGGGGCACACCGGTGACGTGGCCTGCGACCACTACCACCGGCTGGGCTCCGACGTCGCGCTGATGGCCGAGCTGGGGCTGAAGTCGTACCGGTTCTCGGTCTCCTGGCCGCGGGTGCAGCCGGGCGGCACCGGCCCGGCCAACGCCGAGGGGCTCGACTTCTACCGGCGGCTCGTCGACGAACTGCTGGGGCACGGGATCGAGCCGTGGCTGACCCTCTACCACTGGGACCTGCCGCAGCCGCTGGAGGACGTCGGCGGCTGGCCGGCCCGGGACACCGCCGCGCGGTTCGCCGACTACGCCACGCTGGTCGCCGACGCGCTCGGCGACCGGGTGCGCTACTGGACCACGCTGAACGAGCCGTGGTGCTCGGCGTTCCTCGGCTACGGCTCCGGGGTGCACGCGCCAGGCCGCTCGGACGGCGCGGACGCCGTACGGGCCGGACACCACCTGATGCTCGGCCACGGCCTCGCGGTGCAGGCGCTGCGCGCGGCCCGGCCGACCGCCGAGGTCGGGGTGACGGTCAACCTCTACCCGGTCACCCCGGCCAGCGAGGCGCCCGCCGACGTCGACGCCGCGCGGCGCATCGACGGGCTGGCCAACCGCTTCTTCCTGGACCCGCTGCTGCGCGGGTCCTACCCGGCGGACCTGATGGCCGACCTCGCCAAGGTCACCGACTTCGGGCACGTGCGCGACGGGGACCTGGCGACCATCTCCACCCCGCTGGACGTGGTCGGCGTCAACTACTACAGCCGCCACGTCGTCGCCGCGCCGGACCCCGACGCCGAGCCGGAGCCGTACTGGCGGGCGCCGTCGTGCTGGCCGGGCAGCGAGGACGTCCGGTTCGTCACGCGGGGCGTCCCGGTGACCGACATGAACTGGGAGATCGACGCCCCCGGCCTGGTGGAGACGCTGCGCCGGGTGCACGAGGAGTACACGGACCTGCCGCTCTACGTCACCGAGAACGGCTCGGCCTTCGTGGACGAGGTGGTCGACGGGCAGGTCGACGACGCCGACCGGCTGGCGTACTTCGACGCCCACCTGCGCGCCGCGCACGAGGCGATCGAGGCCGGGGTGCCCCTGCGCGGGTACTTCGCCTGGTCGCTGATGGATAATTTCGAGTGGGCCTGGGGCTACACCAAGCGGTTCGGGATGGTCCACGTCGACTACGACAGCCAGGTCCGCATTCCCAAGTCCAGCGCCAGGTGGTACGCCGAGGTGATCCGACGCAACGGTCTGGCCGCACAATAG
- a CDS encoding carbohydrate ABC transporter permease, whose protein sequence is MSLSATTAPPSPAAPPPRPPARRRSRSHSLTRMDLKYSPYLYIAPFFVVFGIFGLYPMLRTAWMSLHDWNLIGDHSFIGFDNYVALVKDEYFWNATLNTFGIFLLSTIPQLLLALFLANLLNRTFLRARTLFRMAIFMPNVVSVAAVAIVFGMLFQRDFGVINWLLSFVGIDAVDWDAERWSSWTAIASMVNWRWTGYNTLILLAGMQAIPRDLYEAAALDGASQWKQFWRITLPMLTPTFVFVVILSTIGGLQLFTEPLVFANGNIIGGDQREFQTLAMYMYELGIENLNTAGYGAAVAWAMFLMIALVSGINFLLVRRTVK, encoded by the coding sequence ATGAGCCTCTCGGCCACGACGGCGCCGCCGTCTCCCGCCGCACCGCCACCCCGCCCGCCCGCGCGGCGCCGGTCCCGGTCGCACTCGCTGACCCGGATGGACCTCAAGTACTCGCCGTACCTCTACATCGCGCCGTTCTTCGTGGTCTTCGGCATCTTCGGGCTCTACCCGATGCTGCGGACCGCCTGGATGTCCCTGCACGACTGGAACCTGATCGGCGACCACAGCTTCATCGGGTTCGACAACTACGTCGCCCTGGTCAAGGACGAGTACTTCTGGAACGCCACGCTCAACACCTTCGGCATCTTCCTGCTGTCGACCATCCCGCAGCTGCTGCTCGCCCTGTTCCTGGCGAACCTGCTCAACCGCACCTTCCTGCGCGCGCGCACGCTGTTCCGGATGGCGATCTTCATGCCGAACGTGGTCTCGGTCGCCGCCGTGGCGATCGTCTTCGGCATGCTCTTCCAGCGCGACTTCGGCGTGATCAACTGGCTGCTGAGCTTCGTCGGGATCGACGCGGTCGACTGGGACGCCGAACGCTGGAGCTCCTGGACCGCCATCGCCTCCATGGTCAACTGGCGGTGGACCGGCTACAACACCCTGATCCTGCTCGCGGGCATGCAGGCCATCCCGCGCGACCTGTACGAGGCGGCGGCGCTCGACGGCGCCAGCCAGTGGAAGCAGTTCTGGCGGATCACCCTGCCGATGCTCACCCCGACCTTCGTCTTCGTGGTGATCCTCTCCACGATCGGCGGGCTCCAGCTCTTCACCGAGCCGCTCGTCTTCGCCAACGGCAACATCATCGGCGGCGACCAGCGCGAGTTCCAGACCCTGGCGATGTACATGTACGAGCTGGGCATCGAGAACCTCAACACCGCCGGCTACGGCGCCGCGGTCGCCTGGGCGATGTTCCTGATGATCGCCCTCGTCTCGGGGATCAACTTCCTGCTCGTCCGCCGCACGGTGAAGTGA
- a CDS encoding carbohydrate ABC transporter permease, with translation MNSASRRLWRTSPLTYVALVLATLFSIYPFYYMVVIATRSLDSINDVPPPVTPSGSFGDNFGRVLDNEAANFLTGLLNSVIVSGIVTVSVVITGSLAGFAFAKLRFRGRNALLLTIIVTMMIPTQLGLIPLWGMIQDLNWFDTLYAVTVPFLVSAFGVFMMRQYATQAISDELIEAGRVDGASTFRIYWSIVLPALRPAAAVLGLLTFMETWNSFLWPYAVLTSENPTLQVSLAFLSYAYYTDYSQVFAATAVGTLPLVIVFIVFGRQIVGGIMEGAVKS, from the coding sequence ATGAACTCGGCATCCCGGCGCCTGTGGCGCACCAGCCCGCTGACCTACGTCGCGCTCGTCCTGGCGACGCTGTTCTCGATCTACCCGTTCTACTACATGGTGGTCATCGCCACCCGCAGCCTGGACTCGATCAACGACGTCCCGCCACCGGTCACGCCGTCCGGGTCGTTCGGCGACAACTTCGGCCGCGTACTCGACAACGAGGCGGCGAACTTCCTCACCGGCCTGCTCAACTCGGTGATCGTCTCCGGCATCGTGACGGTCTCCGTGGTGATCACCGGCTCGCTGGCCGGCTTCGCCTTCGCCAAGCTGCGCTTCCGGGGCCGCAACGCCCTGCTGCTGACGATCATCGTCACCATGATGATCCCGACGCAGCTCGGCCTCATCCCGCTCTGGGGCATGATCCAGGACCTCAACTGGTTCGACACCCTCTACGCGGTGACCGTGCCGTTCCTGGTCAGCGCGTTCGGCGTGTTCATGATGCGGCAGTACGCCACCCAGGCCATCTCCGACGAGCTGATCGAGGCGGGCCGGGTGGACGGGGCGAGCACCTTCCGCATCTACTGGAGCATCGTGCTGCCCGCGCTGCGGCCGGCCGCCGCAGTGCTCGGCCTGCTGACGTTCATGGAGACCTGGAACTCGTTCCTGTGGCCGTACGCGGTGCTCACCTCCGAGAACCCGACGCTCCAGGTCTCGCTGGCCTTCCTGTCGTACGCCTACTACACCGACTACTCGCAGGTGTTCGCCGCCACGGCGGTCGGCACTCTACCGTTGGTCATCGTGTTCATCGTGTTCGGCCGCCAGATCGTGGGCGGCATCATGGAAGGTGCCGTCAAGTCGTGA